In the genome of Orcinus orca chromosome 13, mOrcOrc1.1, whole genome shotgun sequence, the window GGGTAAAAATATACCTATTTGCAAACCTTGACCAACCCCCAGCTTTCTTCTCTGCACTAAGCATAAAGTTTACTGGAagagttgagtttatttttgtaaatgtggaGAATTGGGACAACAAGAGTTATATGACAGATATTGGTGTATATAACATGCCATCATACATACTTAGAACTCCTGAAGGAATTTACAGGTATGGAAACAACACAGGCGAATTTATATCCCTTCAGGCCATGGATTCATTTTTGCGCTCAGTACAACCTGAAGTAaatgatttgtttgttttgagctTGGTTCTAGTTAATCTTATGGCTTGGATGGACTTATTTATCACACAAGGAGCTACCATAAAACGATTTGTGGTTCTCATAAGCACTTTAGGGACATATAATTCTCTATTAATTATTTCCTGGCTACCTGTGTTGGGCTTTTTACAGCTCCCTTACTTAGATAGCTTTTATGAGTATAGCTTAAAATTGTTGAGATATTCCAATACAACCACGCTGGCCTCATGGGTCAGGGCAGACTGGATGTTTTATTCTTCACACCCAGCCTTGTTTCTTAGTACATACCTTGGACATGGTTTACTAGTCGATTACTTTGAAAAGAAGAGACGGCGCAACAACAACAATGATGAAGTCAATGCCAATAACTTAGAGTGGTTATCAAGTCTGTGGGACTGGTACACCAGCTACCTCTTCCACCCGATTGCTTCTTTTCAGAACTTCCCTGTAGAATCTGATTGGGACGAAGACCCCGACTTGTTCTTGGAGCGATTAGCTTTCCCTGACCTTTGGCTTCACCCTCTGATACCAACTGATTATATAAAAAACTTGCCAGTGTGGCGATTTAAATGCCTTGGAGTCCAGTCTGAAGAGGAAATGTTGGAAGGTCCTCAAGATATTGAAAATGACTCAGACAGTGAGAGCACAGACACTTTTAGCAGCGAGAAGGAAGTATTTGAAGATAAACGAAACGTAGTTCACAATTCTCCAGGAAGAGCAAGTCACTGTGATCTTGAGGCTTGTTCATGTGCCAATAAATATTGTCAGACCCGC includes:
- the RNF103 gene encoding E3 ubiquitin-protein ligase RNF103 isoform X2 → MEGELYSALKEEEASESVSSTNFSGEMHFYELVEDTKDGIWLVQVIANDRSPLVGKIHWEKMVKKVSRFGIRTGTFNCSSDPRYCRRRGWVRSTLIMSVPQTSTSKGKVMLKEYSGRKIEVEHIFKWITAHAASRIKTIYNAERLKEEWNKSDQYWVKIYLFANLDQPPAFFSALSIKFTGRVEFIFVNVENWDNKSYMTDIGVYNMPSYILRTPEGIYRYGNNTGEFISLQAMDSFLRSVQPEVNDLFVLSLVLVNLMAWMDLFITQGATIKRFVVLISTLGTYNSLLIISWLPVLGFLQLPYLDSFYEYSLKLLRYSNTTTLASWVRADWMFYSSHPALFLSTYLGHGLLVDYFEKKRRRNNNNDEVNANNLEWLSSLWDWYTSYLFHPIASFQNFPVESDWDEDPDLFLERLAFPDLWLHPLIPTDYIKNLPVWRFKCLGVQSEEEMLEGPQDIENDSDSESTDTFSSEKEVFEDKRNVVHNSPGRASHCDLEACSCANKYCQTRPYARKGRSYGSYSTNEDMEPDWLTWPADMLHCTECVVCLENFENGCLLMGLPCGHVFHQNCIVMWLAGGRHCCPVCRWPSYKKKQPYAHHQPLSNDVPS
- the RNF103 gene encoding E3 ubiquitin-protein ligase RNF103 isoform X1, translated to MWLKLFFLLLYFLVLFVLARFFEAIVWYETGIFATQLVDPVALSFKKLKTILECRGLGYSGLPEKKDVRELVEKSGDLMEGELYSALKEEEASESVSSTNFSGEMHFYELVEDTKDGIWLVQVIANDRSPLVGKIHWEKMVKKVSRFGIRTGTFNCSSDPRYCRRRGWVRSTLIMSVPQTSTSKGKVMLKEYSGRKIEVEHIFKWITAHAASRIKTIYNAERLKEEWNKSDQYWVKIYLFANLDQPPAFFSALSIKFTGRVEFIFVNVENWDNKSYMTDIGVYNMPSYILRTPEGIYRYGNNTGEFISLQAMDSFLRSVQPEVNDLFVLSLVLVNLMAWMDLFITQGATIKRFVVLISTLGTYNSLLIISWLPVLGFLQLPYLDSFYEYSLKLLRYSNTTTLASWVRADWMFYSSHPALFLSTYLGHGLLVDYFEKKRRRNNNNDEVNANNLEWLSSLWDWYTSYLFHPIASFQNFPVESDWDEDPDLFLERLAFPDLWLHPLIPTDYIKNLPVWRFKCLGVQSEEEMLEGPQDIENDSDSESTDTFSSEKEVFEDKRNVVHNSPGRASHCDLEACSCANKYCQTRPYARKGRSYGSYSTNEDMEPDWLTWPADMLHCTECVVCLENFENGCLLMGLPCGHVFHQNCIVMWLAGGRHCCPVCRWPSYKKKQPYAHHQPLSNDVPS